A single window of Debaryomyces hansenii CBS767 chromosome F complete sequence DNA harbors:
- a CDS encoding DEHA2F20460p (similar to uniprot|Q02256 Saccharomyces cerevisiae YIR026C YVH1 nitrogen starvation-induced protein phosphatase) — protein sequence MIYRILGGIYLSSIEPLNNNVDFKHQYNVTHIISAIPGTIPNNYVHDYVHKQIDITDEETSNIIQHFPETNDFIDSCLFPPGTTTDKHHGAILIHCAQGVSRSVTLIVAYLMYRYKLTKDQALHAVKRKFAPACPNDGFQKQLQLYADLKFKVDTTSPLYRQLFIDLNIQADPSGRSLQELNMFSSTTASQSEIDKQAELRCKKCRQVLALESQIENHLSPDASSRQAQFIKRAPNSRRIISAQEASDSCSHYFVREPLIWMRSELEDKGEIEGKFNCPKCDSKVGGYSWKGSRCSCGKWMIPALHLQCAKIDNIKSIPTHR from the coding sequence atgatttacCGTATACTAGGGGGCATCTACCTATCTTCTATCGAACCATTGAATAACAATGTGGACTTCAAACATCAATATAATGTAACTCATATAATTTCGGCGATTCCGGGCACTATTCCAAATAATTATGTCCACGATTATGTGCATAAGCAAATTGACATCACAGACGAAGAAACCAGCAATATAATACAACACTTCCCCGAAACAAACGATTTCATAGATTCGTGTTTATTCCCACCAGGTACTACTACTGACAAGCATCATGGAGCTATTTTAATCCACTGTGCTCAAGGAGTATCCAGATCTGTCACACTCATAGTGGCATACTTGATGTACAGGTATAAATTAACAAAAGACCAAGCACTACACGCCGTCAAACGTAAATTTGCACCAGCATGTCCTAACGATGGATTCCAAAAACAATTACAATTATATGCTGACTTAAAATTCAAAGTTGACACTACCAGCCCATTGTATAGGCAACTTTTCATTGACTTAAACATTCAGGCAGATCCATCTGGTCGTTCATTACAGGAGTTAAATATGTTTTCATCCACAACTGCCTCACAATCTGAGATAGATAAGCAGGCAGAGTTACGTTGCAAAAAGTGTAGACAGGTTTTGGCACTCGAGAGTCAAATTGAAAACCATTTGTCTCCTGATGCATCATCTCGACAAGCTCAATTCATAAAGAGGGCCccaaattcaagaagaatcaTTTCAGCACAAGAAGCTTCTGACTCGTGTTCTCATTATTTCGTAAGAGAGCCGTTAATTTGGATGAGATcagaattagaagataaaGGTGAGATTGAGggtaaattcaattgtCCTAAATGTGACAGTAAGGTTGGAGGATACAGCTGGAAGGGGTCAAGATGTTCATGTGGGAAATGGATGATCCCTGCTTTACATTTGCAATGCGCTAAGATCGATAATATTAAAAGCATTCCTACCCATCGCTAG
- a CDS encoding DEHA2F20526p (weakly similar to uniprot|P38824 Saccharomyces cerevisiae YHR116W COX23 Mitochondrial intermembrane space protein) produces the protein MSDESQINQENQKETRKKDDSPLTTDEVIKDKGKVDFTKGGVENYKFYPDNPVNHRHKYRWSMKEPSKYYDPCEESRQASINCMLRNQEDKTVCQDFFDAYKECKKDFFNKKVADRRQGKGGWGIW, from the coding sequence ATGTCGGACGAGAGCCAGATAAAccaagaaaatcaaaaggAAACCAGAAAAAAGGATGATAGTCCTCTAACCACCGATGAGGTTATAAAAGATAAAGGAAAAGTTGATTTTACCAAGGGTGGTGTTgaaaattacaaattttATCCTGATAATCCAGTCAACCATCGTCACAAATACAGATGGTCTATGAAGGAACCATCCAAGTACTATGATCCATGTGAAGAAAGTAGACAAGCGTCAATTAATTGTATGTTGagaaatcaagaagataagACAGTATGTCAGGATTTTTTTGACGCATATAAGGAATGTAAAAAAGACTTCTTCAACAAAAAGGTAGCAGATAGAAGACAAGGTAAAGGAGGATGGGGAATTTGgtaa
- a CDS encoding DEHA2F20482p (weakly similar to CA3903|IPF14890 Candida albicans IPF14890) — MYSPSLFSDSLYKLWRHDDDGIDSSDFHRRTFNMHNANNTNSNGATNTTNNNVTQEQLEDQRRHIRSLFAPPLSAYSAEYPGASLSQLEYTISNQSGNKQDLPLLTPLIQRKLDRLQQIRNIGYTSIIPAGVGKTMEQIDFEEARHFNMSEQQEGSFIPTAENGDAPDSSINGVPNQSINEEEEPEIDLDANIPNADDVTNDDDFEDDEFGEVQEEQDEIDLDDHSLNEDEGFMAEEVEYQDDHSIVMDHIPNMLINTGTTATTVNTNLNSGRSIATNPTSITSTSPISIVNPNSSNLYSTGQGYRDESDENNQNDQSDLDMIIDEQ; from the coding sequence ATGTACTCCCCTTCTTTATTCTCGGACAGCCTTTATAAACTATGGAGACACGATGATGATGGTATAGATTCGTCTGATTTCCATAGAAGGACTTTTAATATGCATAACGCCAACAATACAAATTCTAATGGTGCAACTAATACTACTAATAATAACGTAACACAAGAGCAATTGGAAGATCAAAGAAGACATATTCGACTGTTATTTGCACCACCATTACTGGCGTATTCAGCAGAATATCCAGGGGCCAGTTTATCACAGTTGGAATATACCATAAGCAATCAAAGCGGAAATAAGCAGGATTTACCATTATTGACACCATTAATCCAGAGGAAACTAGATAGATTACAACAGATACGAAACATAGGATACACCAGCATAATACCCGCGGGTGTTGGGAAAACAATGGAGCAGATTGACTTTGAAGAGGCAAGACACTTCAATATGAGTGAACAGCAAGAAGGGTCGTTTATCCCAACAGCCGAGAATGGCGATGCGCCCGACAGCTCTATCAATGGAGTACCTAATCAAAgcattaatgaagaagaggaacCAGAGATAGACTTAGACGCAAATATTCCGAATGCGGATGACGTTACCAATGATGACGACTTTGAAGACGATGAATTTGGAGAAGTACAAGAGGAacaagatgaaattgatttagatGATCATAGtttaaatgaagatgaaggtTTCATGGCAGAAGAGGTTGAGTACCAAGACGACCATAGTATAGTGATGGACCATATACCGAATATGTTGATAAATACTGGGACGACAGCTACAACAGTTAATACCAACTTGAACTCTGGTAGAAGTATCGCTACCAATCCTACTAGTATAACCAGTACAAGTCCTATAAGCATAGTAAATCCTAATTCGAGCAATTTGTATTCTACAGGCCAAGGATATAGGGATGAAAGCGATGAAAATAATCAGAATGATCAGTCTGATTTAGATATGATAATTGACGAACAATAA
- a CDS encoding DEHA2F20394p (highly similar to uniprot|P00890 Saccharomyces cerevisiae YNR001C CIT1 Citrate synthase) codes for MRGIKGLVWEGSVLDPIEGIRFRGRTIPDIQEQLPKAPGGSEPLPEALFWLLLTGEVPSVAQTKAFSQELAARSALPKHVEELIDRSPSHLHPMAQFSIAVTALESESQFAKAYAKGVNKSEYWDYTYEDSIDLLAKLPNIAARIYRNVFHDGRLGAIDSSLDYSANLANLLGFGENKEFLELMRLYLTIHSDHEGGNVSAHTTHLVGSALSSPFLSLAAGLNGLAGPLHGRANQEVLEWLFKMRGELNGDYSKENIEKYLWETLNAGRVVPGYGHAVLRKTDPRYTAQREFALKHMPDYELFQLVSNVYEVAPGVLTKHGKTKNPWPNVDSHSGVLLQYYGLTEESFYTVLFGVSRAFGVLPQLILDRGLGLPIERPKSFSTEKYMELVKNIKA; via the coding sequence ATGCGTGGTATCAAAGGTTTAGTCTGGGAAGGTTCCGTCTTAGACCCAATCGAAGGGATCAGATTCAGAGGTAGAACTATCCCAGATATCCAAGAACAATTACCAAAGGCCCCAGGTGGATCTGAACCATTGCCAGAAGCTTTATTCTGGTTATTGTTAACTGGTGAAGTCCCATCTGTTGCTCAAACCAAGGCTTTCTCCCAAGAATTAGCCGCCAGATCCGCTTTACCAAAGCACGTCGAAGAATTAATCGACAGATCTCCATCCCACTTACACCCAATGGCCCAATTCTCCATTGCCGTCACTGCTTTAGAATCTGAATCCCAATTCGCTAAGGCTTACGCTAAGGGTGTCAACAAGAGCGAATACTGGGACTACACTTACGAAGACTCTATTGACTTATTAGCCAAGTTACCAAACATTGCTGCTAGAATTTACAGAAACGTTTTCCACGATGGTAGATTAGGTGCCATTGACTCTAGCTTAGATTACTCCGCTAACTTAGCTAACTTATTGGGTTTCGGTGAAAACAAGGAATTCCTCGAATTAATGAGATTATACTTAACCATCCACTCTGATCACGAAGGTGGTAACGTTTCTGCTCACACCACCCACTTAGTCGGTTCCGCTTTATCTTCTCCATTCTTATCCTTAGCTGCTGGTTTGAACGGTTTAGCTGGTCCATTACACGGTAGAGCCAACCAAGAAGTCTTAGAATGGTTATTCAAGATGAGAGGTGAATTAAACGGTGACTACTCTAAGGAAAACATCGAAAAATACTTGTGGGAAACTCTTAACGCTGGCCGTGTTGTTCCAGGTTACGGTCATGCTGTCTTAAGAAAGACCGATCCTCGTTACACTGCTCAAAGAGAATTCGCTTTGAAGCACATGCCAGACTACGAATTATTCCAATTGGTCTCCAACGTTTACGAAGTCGCCCCAGGTGTCTTAACCAAGCACGGTAAGACCAAGAACCCATGGCCAAATGTGGATTCTCACTCCGGTGTCTTGTTACAATACTACGGTTTGACTGAAGAATCCTTCTACACTGTCTTATTCGGTGTTTCCAGAGCTTTCGGTGTCTTACCACAATTGATCTTAGACCGTGGTCTTGGTTTACCAATTGAAAGACCAAAGTCTTTCTCCACCGAAAAGTACATGGAATTAGTCAAGAACATTAAGGCTTAA
- a CDS encoding DEHA2F20350p (weakly similar to CA2104|IPF19939 Candida albicans IPF19939): protein MEIVSNLEDRYVSIRPMFKDLEVDEEDEEYDYDRKQYLIDSFELLLEFDKMMYKYHALKSYFDTAKLQLTEEERKIIEKMDKLGFKYEREFPIPDLIMEFPELAIIRRQLQGSAKECGKIAYQYKQSETYEKPSNDRTKSVTSQQKKNT, encoded by the coding sequence ATGGAAATAGTTTCCAATCTAGAAGATCGCTATGTTTCTATACGTCCTATGTTCAAAGACCTAGAGGTCGATGAAGAGGATGAAGAGTATGATTATGACAGAAAACAGTATTTAATAGATTCGTTCGAATTGTTGttagaatttgataaaatgaTGTACAAATACCACGCATTAAAGTCATATTTTGATACAGCAAAACTCCAACTCACCGAGGAAGAGAGAAAAATAATCGAAAAAATGGATAAATTAGGGTTCAAATACGAAAGAGAATTTCCTATACCTGACTTAATTATGGAGTTCCCCGAATTAGCCATAATAAGACGCCAACTACAAGGAAGTGCAAAAGAATGTGGTAAAATTGCTTACCAATATAAACAAAGCGAAACGTACGAGAAGCCATCCAACGATAGAACTAAATCTGTCACCAGTCAgcagaaaaaaaatacttGA
- a CDS encoding DEHA2F20438p (no similarity) has protein sequence MLEATDETLGFGRAEVVLGSGCADKQKELELPTLYDILKRVENTGCVCGLTISSRETAFCGHSYSKCFGC, from the coding sequence ATGCTCGAAGCAACCGATGAAACACTAGGTTTTGGACGTGCAGAAGTGGTGTTGGGCTCTGGATGTGCGGACAAACAAAAGGAATTAGAACTTCCTACATTgtatgatattttgaagcGTGTCGAGAACACGGGGTGTGTTTGCGGACTAACTATTAGCCTGCGCGAGACGGCATTTTGCGGCCATTCGTACAGCAAGTGTTTTGGTTGCTGA
- a CDS encoding DEHA2F20372p (weakly similar to uniprot|P48526 Saccharomyces cerevisiae YPL040C ISM1 Mitochondrial isoleucyl-tRNA synthetase): MLRHIRRLSITRVNAKTSYSNTLQLPKTEFGPKVPSGSSKDELIKLVSEDLYSWQLNRENYNDRWIFHDGPPYANGDLHLGHALNKILKDIINRFELIRYNNKVIYQPGWDCHGLPIEMKAISNSEKASELQPTEIRSLCRRLAMSMIDKQRDQFKEFGIMTDFNNPYITLSNDYEIKQLQVFLKLMENGLLSRQLKPVWWGCETQTALAEAELEYNNAHNSVATYVKFPLASSQFYKLLNEKYPFIEVNKFDVQFLIWTSTAWTIPANQAICIHRDLNYTLIYNDMTNEHLIVAESLADELCKLNESYRRYSEPLCFKGDELLNLEYINPAVGPEYLFPILHGDHVSATAGSGLVHTAPAHGGEDYLIGCRHNLKIMSSVNGQGMFIADNIPDGFSSLKGEYANKKEGLWKCIDIMKEHNMIFHINKKYKHSYPYDWRSNKPVIQRATPQWFVNVEKIKPTAIEALESVEFLPENGKNRLKSFINNRNEWCISRQRTWGVPLPIIFHKESGEPIDDIEVIRFTIKCMTKFGTDSWFTKEDDICRWLPESYKDMGTMYVKGQDTMDVWFDSGTSWSTLGDNMEELSRSDTPLADIYLEGSDQHRGWFQSSLLNKIIASGVNGENFKPVAPFKKIVTHGFTLDSKNDKMSKSKGNVISPKHAINGGGKPFLPSLGTDGLRLWVASSNFTQDVNVSSEILTRVFENVKKLRVTLKYMLGNLNDFEENKKVSYNDLNPLDKLVLSKLFRLQQTCVEYYKDHNFSRVVKDISTHMSVDLSAQYFDISKDCLYTDAKDSKRRRSIQTVLQALLRTYIGLLAPIQPLLVQEVWNVCPEYFKNNSKSPFTVGSWDFYQIPDTYLQESIEHDFSKIWQVKDTLYKSLEELRLNGTFKNKLETQVNIVVDNESSLGKLLTSHQVFLDDYFLVSKVYVNEEPLKEASYFSETSLTLDEQEVKIQIAPSSNAKCPRCWKFVSESEDALCTKCDTVVHKH, translated from the coding sequence ATGCTTAGACATATTAGACGCCTCTCTATAACGAGGGTGAACGCTAAGACACTGTACAGCAATACCTTACAGCTTCCGAAAACAGAATTTGGACCTAAGGTGCCATCTGGGTCTTCaaaagatgaattaattaaactTGTTTCTGAAGACCTTTATAGTTGGCAGTTAAATAGAGAGAACTATAACGACCGATGGATATTTCATGATGGACCCCCATATGCCAACGGAGATTTACATTTAGGCCATGCATTGAATAAGATATTGAAGGATATTATAAATCGTTTCGAATTAATCCggtataataataaagtcaTCTATCAACCTGGGTGGGATTGTCATGGGTTACCTATTGAAATGAAGGCAATATCTAATTCAGAGAAGGCTAGTGAACTCCAGCCGACGGAGATCAGATCTTTATGCCGTAGGTTGGCAATGTCAATGATCGACAAACAACGTGACCAATTTAAAGAGTTTGGTATAATGACAGATTTCAACAACCCGTACATTACTTTGTCAAATGACTATGAAATTAAACAGCTACAAGTGTTTTTGAAGCTCATGGAAAATGGTCTTTTATCCAGACAATTGAAGCCTGTTTGGTGGGGATGTGAAACTCAAACGGCGTTAGCAGAAGCAGAGTTAGAGTATAATAATGCCCACAATTCTGTGGCTACGTATGTCAAATTTCCTCTTGCTTCTTCACAGTTTTACAAACTATTGAACGAAAAGTATCCTTTCATAGAAGTGAACAAATTTGATGTCCAATTCTTAATATGGACGTCTACTGCTTGGACGATTCCTGCAAACCAAGCAATTTGCATACACAGAGACCTAAACTATACGCTCATCTATAATGATATGACAAATGAACATTTAATTGTTGCTGAATCTTTAGCAGATGAATTATGCAAGCTCAATGAATCATATAGGAGATATTCTGAACCACTTTGCTTTAAGggtgatgaattattgaaccTTGAGTATATAAATCCGGCAGTTGGTccagaatatttatttcctATTTTACATGGCGACCATGTTTCTGCAACTGCTGGTTCTGGGCTTGTTCACACTGCACCAGCACATGGTGGTGAAGATTACTTGATAGGATGCAGacataatttgaaaattatgtCTTCAGTCAATGGCCAAGGTATGTTTATTGCAGACAATATCCCTGATggattttcttcattaaagGGCGAATATGCCAATAAGAAGGAAGGTTTATGGAAATGTATTGACATTATGAAAGAGCATAACATGATTTTCCACATCAACAAAAAGTACAAGCATTCATACCCTTATGATTGGAGATCAAATAAACCAGTTATTCAAAGAGCAACACCACAATGGTTTGTGAATGTTGAGAAAATTAAACCAACAGCTATTGAAGCACTTGAAAGTGTAGAGTTTTTACCAGAGAATGGTAAAAATAGACTAAAGCTGTTcataaataatagaaaCGAATGGTGTATTTCAAGACAGAGAACATGGGGGGTTCCATtaccaataatatttcataaaGAAAGTGGTGAACCAATTGACGATATTGAAGTTATAAGGTTTACAATTAAATGTATGACTAAGTTTGGTACTGATAGTTGGTTTACTAAAGAAGACGATATTTGTAGATGGTTGCCAGAGTCATACAAGGATATGGGAACAATGTACGTTAAAGGACAAGACACCATGGATGTCTGGTTTGATTCCGGTACATCATGGTCAACATTAGGTGATAATATGGAAGAATTATCGAGAAGTGATACGCCCTTAGCTGATATTTATCTTGAAGGTAGTGACCAACATAGAGGCTGGTTTCagtcttcattattgaataaaattattgcatCTGGAGTAAACggtgaaaattttaaaccCGTTGCTCccttcaagaaaattgttACACATGGCTTCACATTGGATAGTAAGAATGATAAGATGTCTAAATCCAAGGGTAACGTTATTTCACCAAAGCATGCTATAAACGGAGGTGGAAAACCGTTCCTTCCAAGTTTAGGAACCGATGGATTAAGGTTATGGGTTGCCTCATCCAATTTTACTCAGGATGTCAATGTAAGCAGTGAAATTCTCACAAGAGTATTCGAAAACgttaaaaaattaagagTTACCTTGAAATACATGTTGggaaatttgaatgatttcGAGGAAAACAAAAAGGTTAGttataatgatttgaatcCTTTGGATAAGTTAGTCTTATCGAAGCTCTTCAGATTACAGCAGACTTGCGTGGAGTATTACAAAGACcacaatttttcaagagtTGTTAAAGATATTAGCACTCATATGAGTGTGGACTTGAGTGCCCAATACTTTGACATTTCAAAAGATTGTCTTTACACGGATGCCAAAGACTctaaaagaagaaggagCATCCAAACAGTGCTACAAGCATTATTGAGAACTTATATTGGGTTGCTTGCGCCTATACAACCATTGCTTGTTCAGGAAGTATGGAATGTATGTCcagaatattttaaaaataatagCAAATCGCCATTTACGGTGGGTAGTTGGGACTTTTATCAAATACCTGATACCTATTTGCAAGAATCAATCGAACATGATTTTTCTAAGATATGGCAAGTTAAAGACACCCTTTACAAGTCATTAGAAGAACTCCGTCTAAACGGTACGTTCAAGAACAAATTGGAGACTCAGGTTAATATTGTCGTCGATAACGAATCTTCACTAGGTAAATTATTGACTTCACATCAGGTCTTTTTGGACGATTACTTTCTTGTTTCTAAGGTCTATGTTAACGAAGAGCCACTTAAGGAAGCATCCTATTTTAGTGAAACCTCATTGACTTTAGATGAACAAGAGGTCAAGATACAAATAGCTCCGTCGTCTAATGCTAAATGTCCAAGATGTTGGAAGTTTGTGTCTGAATCCGAAGACGCATTATGTACAAAATGTGATACCGTAGTTCACAAACACTAG
- a CDS encoding DEHA2F20416p (no similarity) gives MSFLWSQCSKNYKTPPSPEEKRLPEYAWGFDLIGPEQPITLFSSVCCSRFVQPNFQWPSVV, from the coding sequence ATGCTGTTCCTCTGGTCACAATGTTCGAAAAACTACAAAACACCACCATCACCAGAAGAGAAAAGATTACCCGAATATGCCTGGGgatttgatttaattggCCCTGAACAGCCAATCACATTGTTCAGTTCCGTATGTTGTCTGCGGTTTGTGCAACCTAATTTTCAATGGCCGTCGGTCGTGTAG
- a CDS encoding DEHA2F20504p (similar to uniprot|P53923 Saccharomyces cerevisiae YNL119W NCS2 Protein with a role in urmylation and in invasive and pseudohyphal growth) produces the protein MSQPIQYLDVSENIPCSRCKTETAILISRKEKFCKDCFVRFIRGKQRKQMQDEKYKVKYGKNEENSPVQKVLLTLSCGVSSLVLVDVMTSLLKEQFDMHKGKQGFELVLLNINEYELKALDRSVKDVLEQLVQRFKPINITYKILSLESYVLDQSLLEKIVLNGDFTAYSQSIHHDRDYTLSEVLDLCPNKSSLEDLLTIIYDELILRTACLESCETILYGHSMTRIANEIIALTVKGRGSSIYQTVSDHSVNFRNKDYKIIFPLRDVLFAEILAYSKLSELDTFAVESTKPVSKITKNMTIRDLTTNYFNQLDATGYASTASTVVKTGDKLGAPKFEEDSSICQVCGTEIHQDPKEWLRRITVNKAAPLETEEEKEYAEQYKKASSLIEEPSSTQSKTPINICYGCTVTISGIKNESGFIWPIKYPANDEEREILNEYILTDDEDDQ, from the coding sequence ATGAGCCAGCCTATACAGTATTTAGATGTTAGTGAAAATATCCCATGTCTGCGTTGTAAGACAGAAACTGCAATATTGATCTCTAGAAAAGAGAAATTTTGTAAAGATTGCTTCGTAAGATTCATTAGAGGGAAACAAAGAAAGCAAATGcaagatgaaaaatataaggTAAAATATggtaaaaatgaagaaaactCGCCAGTACAGAAGGTATTGTTGACTTTGTCGTGTGGAGTTTCGTCGCTTGTATTAGTGGATGTAATGACGTCGCTTTTAAAGGAACAGTTTGACATGCATAAAGGTAAGCAAGGATTCGAGTTAGTATTGTTAAACATAAACGAATATGAACTCAAGGCGTTGGACAGATCCGTTAAGGATGTGCTTGAACAATTGGTTCAACGTTTCAAGCCAATTAATATCACATATAAGATCCTCAGTTTGGAATCGTATGTACTTGACCAATCTCTTTtggaaaaaattgttttgaATGGAGACTTTACAGCATATTCACAATCTATTCATCATGACAGGGACTATACTTTATCGGAAGTGTTAGATTTGTGTCCGAATAAATCGTCGTTGGAAGACTTATTGACCATCATATATGATGAGTTGATCTTACGAACAGCATGCTTGGAATCGTGCGAAACTATTTTATACGGACATAGTATGACTAGAATCGCTAATGAAATTATAGCACTTACTGTGAAGGGGAGAGGGTCGTCAATATATCAAACGGTGTCAGATCATTCGGTAAATTTCCGTAATAAGGATTATAAGATAATATTTCCATTAAGAGATGTTCTATTTGCAGAGATTTTGGCCTATAGCAAATTATCGGAATTAGATACTTTCGCTGTTGAGTCCACTAAGCCAGTATCCAAAATTACTAAAAATATGACTATTAGAGACCTTACAACAAACTATTTCAATCAGTTGGATGCAACAGGGTACGCATCTACCGCATCCACGGTTGTTAAAACTGGTGACAAATTAGGAGCTCCCAAATTCGAAGAAGACTCGAGTATATGTCAAGTTTGTGGAACAGAAATTCATCAAGACCCTAAGGAATGGTTAAGGCGTATCACTGTTAATAAAGCGGCTCCATTAGAgactgaagaagaaaaggaatACGCAGAGCAATATAAGAAAGCATCCAGTCTCATTGAAGAGCCCAGCAGTACTCAAAGTAAAACACCCATTAATATATGCTATGGTTGTACTGTGACTATTAGCGGTATTAAGAATGAGAGCGGATTCATATGGCCCATAAAGTATCCGGCAAATGACGAAGAAAGAGAGATACTCAATGAATACATATTAactgatgatgaagacgatcAATAG